A window of Rhodobium gokarnense contains these coding sequences:
- a CDS encoding MarR family winged helix-turn-helix transcriptional regulator, giving the protein MEKSSAALLFGRLEAHWPETATAEHASVVLCQRVARLLDESARRALAPHGLGFTEFEVLAALRSAPAPHDMIPSELYEAVLISSGGLTKVMKGLEARGLIERPTCAANDDRRRRPIRLTAAGQALVEKAIAVLLDAYHRRLAQAGFTKAELSAGNAFLGRLLSGLEAADRD; this is encoded by the coding sequence ATGGAAAAGAGCAGCGCCGCCCTGCTGTTCGGGCGGCTTGAAGCGCATTGGCCGGAGACCGCGACGGCCGAGCATGCCAGCGTGGTCCTGTGCCAGCGCGTGGCGCGCCTGCTCGACGAAAGCGCGCGCAGGGCCCTCGCGCCACATGGCCTCGGCTTCACCGAATTCGAGGTACTGGCCGCGCTCCGCTCGGCCCCGGCGCCCCACGACATGATCCCGTCGGAGCTCTACGAGGCCGTCCTGATCTCGTCCGGGGGGCTGACCAAGGTGATGAAGGGGCTTGAGGCGCGCGGGCTGATCGAGCGGCCGACCTGCGCGGCTAATGACGACCGCCGGCGCCGTCCGATCCGGCTGACGGCCGCCGGACAAGCGCTCGTCGAAAAAGCCATTGCCGTGCTGCTTGATGCCTATCACAGGCGCCTGGCGCAGGCCGGCTTCACCAAGGCCGAGCTGTCGGCCGGCAATGCATTTCTCGGGCGACTCTTGAGCGGTCTTGAGGCGGCGGATCGCGACTGA
- the dhaM gene encoding dihydroxyacetone kinase phosphoryl donor subunit DhaM, with protein sequence MTDTVSIVIVSHSPEVASGAADMVRQMVGEEVRVAACGGNPEGGLGTDVGKIMEAIESVWSEKGVAILVDLGGAETNSEMAIEMIGGARAEKIALCNAPIVEGAVMAATEAAGGSDLQTVKATAEDFQS encoded by the coding sequence ATGACCGACACCGTTTCCATCGTCATCGTTTCCCACTCGCCGGAGGTCGCCAGCGGCGCTGCCGACATGGTGCGCCAGATGGTCGGCGAGGAGGTCCGCGTCGCGGCCTGCGGCGGCAATCCGGAAGGCGGGCTCGGCACCGATGTCGGCAAGATCATGGAAGCGATCGAAAGCGTCTGGTCGGAGAAGGGCGTCGCCATCCTCGTCGATCTCGGCGGCGCGGAGACCAATTCGGAAATGGCCATCGAGATGATCGGCGGCGCGCGCGCCGAAAAGATCGCGCTCTGCAACGCGCCGATCGTCGAAGGCGCCGTGATGGCGGCGACGGAGGCCGCGGGCGGCTCGGACCTTCAAACGGTGAAGGCGACCGCGGAGGATTTCCAGTCATGA
- the ptsP gene encoding phosphoenolpyruvate--protein phosphotransferase, producing the protein MTAPKAERRFAGRPAAPGFGLGPAVRLESGPVDAVGEAASPEEERGRFDAALAASAEQLSLLSDDADVLGAEILEFQLALIEDDELIDPVCEAIADGATAAAAWRARLDEEIADYRAAEDDYMAARASDLSDLRDRVLANMNGGIEAADLPDGAVIVAEDLTPSTFLSLDWKRLSGAVLLAGSSTSHAAILARSRGVPMVVDLGDADIDEGDLLAVDAATGAVIAAPTPGTLADFNARRTADEELNARAAERMARPARTGDGVPIRVLVNVNEITEIDRLSPQICDGVGLTRTEFLFSEGAPSEQRQYEVYRRLVAWAEGRPVAIRTLDAGGDKPLPGITVDGESNPFLGVRGVRLSLKHREVFVSQLRALARAASLGPLKVMVPMVSVPEELTTVRQLLREAVAALHAEGVTAREPALGMMVEVPAAALTAEDFAADFYSIGSNDLIQYTMAVARDAAGLGHLTAGDNPAVMELIRRTVAAGRARGVEVSLCGDMASKPEHVAPLLAAGLTTFSVAPTAVGRIKLAISEARAPGREARAG; encoded by the coding sequence ATGACAGCACCGAAGGCTGAACGGAGATTTGCGGGCCGCCCGGCGGCGCCCGGCTTTGGCCTCGGGCCGGCCGTCCGCCTTGAAAGCGGGCCGGTGGACGCTGTCGGTGAGGCCGCAAGCCCTGAGGAGGAGCGAGGCAGGTTCGACGCGGCGCTGGCCGCATCCGCCGAACAGCTCAGCCTGCTTTCCGACGACGCCGACGTGCTCGGCGCCGAGATCCTGGAATTCCAGCTCGCCCTCATCGAGGACGACGAGTTGATCGACCCGGTCTGCGAGGCAATCGCGGACGGTGCGACGGCTGCCGCCGCCTGGCGCGCACGCCTCGACGAAGAGATCGCCGACTACCGCGCCGCGGAAGACGACTACATGGCCGCGCGGGCCTCGGACCTCTCCGACCTTCGCGACAGGGTGCTCGCCAACATGAACGGCGGTATCGAGGCGGCCGACCTGCCCGATGGGGCCGTCATCGTCGCCGAGGACCTCACCCCGTCGACCTTCTTGAGCCTCGACTGGAAGCGGCTTTCCGGCGCCGTGCTCCTTGCCGGCTCGTCGACCAGCCATGCGGCGATCCTGGCCCGCTCGCGCGGCGTGCCGATGGTCGTCGACCTCGGCGACGCCGATATCGATGAGGGCGATCTCCTTGCCGTCGACGCGGCAACGGGCGCTGTGATCGCGGCGCCGACGCCGGGCACCCTTGCCGACTTCAACGCCCGCCGCACGGCCGACGAGGAGCTCAATGCAAGGGCCGCCGAACGGATGGCCCGGCCCGCACGGACCGGCGATGGCGTGCCGATACGGGTGCTCGTCAACGTCAACGAGATCACCGAGATCGATCGCCTGTCGCCGCAGATCTGCGACGGCGTCGGGCTGACCCGCACCGAGTTCCTGTTCTCCGAAGGGGCGCCGTCGGAACAGCGGCAATACGAGGTCTACCGGCGCCTCGTCGCCTGGGCCGAGGGGCGCCCCGTCGCCATCCGCACCTTGGATGCCGGCGGCGACAAGCCGCTGCCGGGCATCACGGTCGACGGCGAAAGCAATCCCTTCCTCGGCGTGCGCGGCGTCCGCCTGTCCCTCAAGCATCGCGAGGTGTTCGTGAGCCAGCTAAGGGCGCTCGCGCGGGCCGCCTCCCTCGGGCCGCTGAAGGTGATGGTGCCGATGGTGAGCGTTCCTGAGGAACTGACGACCGTGCGCCAGCTCCTGCGCGAGGCCGTTGCCGCGCTCCATGCCGAAGGCGTCACGGCCCGCGAGCCGGCGCTCGGCATGATGGTCGAGGTGCCGGCGGCGGCGCTGACGGCGGAGGACTTCGCTGCCGATTTCTACTCCATCGGCTCCAACGACCTCATCCAGTACACCATGGCCGTCGCCCGCGACGCCGCCGGCCTTGGCCATCTGACCGCGGGAGACAATCCGGCCGTGATGGAGCTGATCCGGCGCACCGTTGCCGCCGGCCGTGCCCGCGGTGTCGAGGTCAGCCTGTGCGGCGACATGGCCTCGAAGCCGGAACACGTCGCGCCGCTCCTTGCCGCCGGGCTGACGACGTTCTCCGTCGCGCCGACCGCCGTCGGACGGATCAAGCTGGCGATCTCCGAGGCGCGGGCGCCGGGACGGGAGGCAAGGGCCGGATGA
- a CDS encoding dienelactone hydrolase family protein, which produces MTRTKTLFAAAFTTILAAGPALADDVGYQVDGKDFTGYFAAADEPKGLVLIVHDWDGLDDYERGRADMLAEMGYDAFALDMYGAGTPTATVDDRKAATGALYKDRERMRKLIAAGLEQARGQSSAEGLVVMGYCFGGAVTLEMARSDMTGEAVGYATFHGGLSTPDGQSWPSEAPPVLVMHGGADTSVPMSAVAKLSEELEAAKVTYTIEVYSGAPHAFTVKGSERYQERADEESWQAFSDFLDERLGD; this is translated from the coding sequence ATGACCCGGACAAAGACCCTTTTCGCTGCCGCGTTCACGACGATCCTCGCGGCCGGACCGGCCCTTGCCGACGATGTCGGCTACCAGGTCGACGGCAAGGACTTCACCGGCTATTTCGCCGCCGCCGACGAGCCGAAGGGCCTCGTTCTGATCGTCCATGACTGGGACGGCCTCGACGACTATGAGCGCGGGCGCGCCGACATGCTGGCCGAGATGGGCTATGACGCCTTCGCCCTCGACATGTACGGGGCCGGTACGCCGACCGCGACTGTCGACGACCGCAAGGCCGCGACCGGCGCGCTCTACAAGGACCGCGAGCGCATGCGCAAACTGATTGCCGCCGGCCTGGAGCAGGCGCGCGGCCAGTCCTCGGCGGAGGGTCTGGTGGTCATGGGCTACTGCTTCGGCGGCGCCGTCACCCTGGAGATGGCGCGCTCCGACATGACCGGCGAGGCGGTCGGCTACGCCACCTTCCATGGCGGCCTTTCGACCCCGGACGGTCAGAGCTGGCCGTCCGAAGCGCCGCCGGTTCTAGTCATGCACGGCGGTGCCGACACGTCGGTGCCGATGTCCGCCGTCGCCAAGCTCTCCGAGGAGCTGGAAGCGGCCAAGGTGACCTACACCATCGAGGTCTATTCCGGCGCACCGCACGCCTTCACGGTCAAGGGCAGCGAGCGCTACCAGGAGCGCGCGGACGAGGAGAGCTGGCAGGCCTTTTCCGACTTCCTCGACGAACGGCTCGGCGACTGA
- a CDS encoding HPr family phosphocarrier protein, with product MSEAWQTGSAVIRDATGLHARPAVKLTKLAKRFEARVEIRREAGETWINAKSPSAVMKLKAPHLARLEIRASGDDAPAAVAALRDLIDRDFDDSTEG from the coding sequence ATGAGCGAGGCCTGGCAAACGGGCTCTGCCGTCATCCGGGACGCCACCGGCCTGCACGCCCGCCCGGCGGTCAAGCTGACCAAGCTCGCCAAGCGGTTCGAGGCGCGGGTCGAAATCCGGCGGGAGGCGGGCGAGACCTGGATCAATGCTAAATCCCCGAGCGCCGTGATGAAACTGAAGGCGCCGCACCTGGCGCGGCTGGAAATCCGTGCCTCCGGCGACGACGCTCCGGCGGCCGTCGCCGCGCTCCGCGATTTGATCGACAGGGATTTCGATGACAGCACCGAAGGCTGA
- a CDS encoding sugar phosphate isomerase/epimerase family protein, with protein MKTIKGPGLFLAQFAGDEAPFDSWPGITAWAADCGYEGVQVPSWDGRFIDLDKAAASKDYCDEFLGIAAENGVAVTELSTHLQGQLVAVHPAYDDAFDGFAAPEVRGIPAARQAWAVDQVTKALTASRHMGLTAHATFSGALAWPFLYPWPQRPAGLVETAFDELARRWKPLLDHAEDCGIDVCYEIHPGEDLHDGVTFEMFLERVGDHARAKMLYDPSHYVLQCLDYLDNLDIYRDRIGMFHVKDAEFNPTGRSGVYGGFQPWLDRAGRFRSLGDGQVDFGAIFSKMAANDFDGWAVVEWECCLKHPEDGAREGAAFVKDHIIRVTDKAFDDFADGGTDEAANRRMLGI; from the coding sequence ATGAAAACGATCAAGGGACCGGGGCTGTTTCTGGCCCAGTTCGCCGGCGACGAGGCACCGTTCGACTCCTGGCCGGGAATCACCGCCTGGGCCGCCGACTGCGGTTATGAGGGCGTCCAGGTGCCGAGCTGGGACGGCCGCTTCATCGACCTCGACAAGGCGGCGGCCTCCAAGGACTATTGCGACGAGTTTCTCGGCATTGCGGCCGAAAACGGCGTCGCCGTCACGGAGCTTTCGACCCATCTGCAGGGCCAGCTCGTCGCCGTCCATCCGGCCTATGACGATGCCTTCGACGGCTTCGCCGCACCGGAAGTCCGCGGCATTCCGGCCGCGCGCCAGGCCTGGGCAGTCGATCAGGTGACAAAGGCCCTCACGGCCTCCAGGCACATGGGCCTCACCGCGCACGCGACCTTTTCGGGCGCCCTCGCCTGGCCGTTCCTCTATCCCTGGCCGCAGCGTCCCGCCGGCCTCGTGGAGACCGCCTTCGACGAACTGGCCAGGCGCTGGAAGCCGCTCCTCGACCATGCCGAGGACTGCGGCATCGATGTTTGCTACGAGATCCATCCCGGCGAGGACCTCCATGACGGCGTCACCTTCGAGATGTTCCTGGAGCGGGTCGGCGACCACGCCCGCGCCAAGATGCTCTACGACCCGTCGCACTATGTGCTGCAGTGCCTAGACTATCTCGACAATCTGGACATCTACCGCGACCGCATCGGCATGTTCCACGTCAAGGATGCGGAGTTCAATCCGACGGGGCGCTCCGGCGTCTATGGCGGCTTTCAGCCCTGGCTCGACCGCGCCGGCCGGTTTCGCTCGCTCGGTGACGGCCAGGTCGATTTCGGCGCGATCTTTTCCAAGATGGCGGCGAACGACTTCGACGGCTGGGCCGTGGTGGAATGGGAATGCTGCCTGAAGCACCCGGAGGACGGCGCGCGCGAGGGCGCAGCCTTCGTCAAGGACCACATCATCCGCGTCACCGACAAGGCGTTCGACGATTTCGCGGACGGCGGCACCGACGAGGCCGCCAACCGGCGCATGCTCGGCATTTGA
- a CDS encoding cadherin domain-containing protein — protein MVDAAFFGWSTVDFKGLAVHSIRRSVYRESRHLFLQPGGDGTMAITGTNGADTLNGTDSSEVISGLGGGDRINARGGADTVSGGDGHDTIFGGDGADSLNGGNGRDSIYGGDGHDFINGGTGSDSLYGGEGRDTIWGGDQGDYIDGGGWADSLVGGQGNDTIYGGDGADTLAGGDQDDELHGGNGNDHVIGGNGNDFVAGGEGHDTVTGSTGNDSVYGNNGNDNLQGGDGNDVVLGGDGDDVVIGNGDDDYVQGNAGNDTVRGDEGNDTVRGGDGDDVLDGGTGNDTLYGDGGNDSISGGDGADTVVFTGTWADYDITVNPDGSYTISDTRAGSPDGVDTVYGDVETFAFSDGQGGVVRIAYADVPNDAPADIAWETGGGTIAEDAAVGDIVGTVAASDADSGIPSETISYAITAGNEDGLFEIDAATGIVTVAAGASFDFETTPSYALTVAVSDAHGATSSQTLTIAIGDVNEAPDSLGVSPTSVDENSAAGTVVGTASATDPDAGDSLTYSLVDDAGGALAIDATTGEITVADPSLLDYEAESALDITVRATDSAGLYLDADQVITLNDVNEAPESLEVSPNSVDENSAAGTVVGTASATDPDAGDSLTYSLVDDAGGAFAIDAATGEITVADRSLLDYETRTSLDILVRATDSGGLYQESTETIAINDVNEAPDSLTVSLSTIDENSAAGTIVGTVSATDPDAGDSLTYSLVDDAGGAFAIDAATGLITVANALLLDYETASALNITVRATDSGGLHLQSPAAVTLRDVVGESVTGSVGDDSIAGGDGNDTLDGAAGNDTLVGGNDDDDLTGGAGDDNLAGSLGSDTFVYSAAGFGHDTVTDFVAGAGTDDAIEFSTGLFADFNAVLAAASDDGTDTTITLDVDNTIVLQDVVVNDLNQDDFLFV, from the coding sequence TTGGTCGACGCCGCGTTCTTTGGCTGGTCAACCGTAGATTTTAAGGGGTTGGCGGTCCATTCCATCCGTCGGAGTGTATACAGAGAATCCCGACATCTGTTCTTACAACCCGGCGGAGACGGCACGATGGCAATCACAGGCACCAATGGCGCTGATACCCTCAACGGCACGGACAGCTCCGAAGTAATCTCAGGCCTCGGCGGCGGCGACAGGATCAATGCGAGAGGGGGCGCCGATACGGTTTCGGGCGGTGACGGACACGACACCATATTCGGAGGTGACGGTGCCGACAGCCTGAACGGTGGCAACGGCAGGGATTCCATCTATGGCGGCGATGGACACGATTTCATCAATGGTGGCACCGGGTCGGATTCCCTTTACGGAGGCGAAGGAAGGGACACGATCTGGGGCGGTGACCAAGGCGACTATATCGACGGCGGCGGTTGGGCCGACTCTCTCGTCGGTGGCCAAGGGAACGACACCATATATGGCGGTGATGGAGCCGACACACTCGCCGGTGGCGATCAGGATGACGAGCTGCACGGCGGCAACGGCAATGACCACGTGATCGGAGGGAACGGCAACGATTTCGTGGCCGGCGGAGAAGGCCACGACACGGTGACTGGAAGCACCGGCAATGACTCCGTCTACGGCAACAACGGCAACGACAACCTTCAGGGCGGCGATGGCAACGACGTCGTGCTCGGCGGCGATGGCGACGATGTCGTCATCGGCAACGGGGACGATGACTACGTCCAAGGCAACGCCGGCAATGACACGGTGCGTGGCGACGAGGGCAATGACACGGTTCGGGGCGGCGACGGCGACGACGTCCTGGACGGCGGCACCGGCAACGATACGCTCTACGGCGACGGCGGCAACGACAGCATTTCGGGTGGCGACGGCGCCGATACGGTGGTCTTCACCGGCACCTGGGCCGATTACGACATAACGGTTAATCCGGACGGATCCTATACCATTTCGGATACCCGCGCCGGCTCGCCGGATGGGGTGGACACCGTTTACGGCGACGTTGAGACTTTTGCTTTCTCCGATGGCCAGGGCGGTGTGGTCAGGATCGCCTATGCCGATGTCCCGAACGATGCTCCGGCCGATATCGCGTGGGAGACCGGGGGCGGCACCATCGCCGAAGACGCCGCTGTCGGGGACATCGTCGGGACCGTTGCCGCGAGCGATGCCGATTCCGGTATTCCATCCGAGACCATCTCCTATGCGATCACGGCCGGCAATGAGGACGGGCTTTTCGAGATCGACGCCGCAACGGGGATCGTGACGGTCGCAGCGGGGGCCTCCTTCGACTTCGAAACGACCCCGTCCTACGCCTTGACGGTCGCCGTCTCCGACGCGCACGGGGCGACATCGTCGCAAACGCTGACGATCGCCATCGGCGACGTCAACGAGGCCCCGGATTCGCTGGGAGTTTCGCCGACTTCCGTCGACGAGAACTCCGCGGCCGGCACGGTCGTCGGGACGGCGTCGGCGACAGACCCGGACGCTGGCGACAGCCTCACCTACAGCCTCGTCGACGATGCCGGAGGCGCCTTGGCGATCGATGCGACAACGGGCGAGATCACCGTCGCCGATCCGTCGCTGCTCGACTACGAGGCCGAGAGCGCGCTCGACATCACCGTGCGCGCAACCGACAGCGCCGGGCTCTATCTGGACGCCGACCAGGTCATCACTCTCAACGACGTCAACGAAGCGCCGGAATCGCTGGAAGTCTCGCCGAATTCTGTCGACGAGAATTCCGCGGCCGGCACGGTTGTCGGGACGGCGTCGGCGACGGATCCGGACGCTGGCGACAGCCTGACCTACAGCCTCGTCGACGACGCCGGCGGCGCCTTTGCGATCGATGCGGCGACCGGCGAGATCACCGTCGCCGATCGGTCCCTGCTCGACTACGAGACCAGGACGTCCCTCGACATCTTGGTGCGGGCGACCGACAGCGGCGGGCTCTACCAGGAGTCCACCGAGACAATCGCGATCAACGACGTCAACGAGGCGCCGGATTCCCTGACGGTGTCGCTTTCGACGATCGACGAGAACTCGGCCGCCGGCACCATCGTCGGAACCGTGTCGGCGACGGACCCGGATGCCGGCGACAGCCTGACCTACAGCCTCGTTGACGATGCCGGGGGCGCCTTCGCGATCGATGCCGCCACCGGCCTCATCACCGTCGCCAACGCGCTGCTCCTCGACTACGAAACCGCGAGCGCGCTGAACATCACGGTGAGGGCGACCGACAGCGGCGGGCTCCATCTGCAGTCGCCCGCGGCGGTGACGTTGAGGGATGTCGTCGGCGAGTCGGTCACCGGTTCCGTCGGCGACGATTCCATTGCCGGCGGCGACGGCAACGACACGCTGGACGGCGCTGCCGGCAACGACACGCTCGTCGGCGGCAACGACGACGACGATCTCACCGGCGGAGCGGGCGACGACAATCTTGCCGGCTCACTCGGCTCGGACACCTTCGTCTATTCCGCCGCCGGCTTCGGGCACGACACCGTCACGGATTTCGTGGCGGGTGCCGGGACGGACGACGCCATCGAGTTCAGCACGGGTCTGTTCGCCGATTTCAACGCCGTGCTCGCAGCCGCGAGCGACGACGGCACCGACACGACCATCACGCTGGACGTCGACAACACGATCGTCCTTCAGGATGTCGTGGTGAACGATCTGAACCAGGACGACTTCCTGTTCGTGTAG
- a CDS encoding Gfo/Idh/MocA family protein has product MEKIRLGMVGGGQGAFIGGVHRIAARLDNRFELVAGALSSDPERARASGAELGLADDRVYDDFKTMAIREARLKNGIEAVAIVTPNHMHYPAAAEFLKRGITVICDKPLTSTPADAKKLAKLVEKSSALFVLTHNYTGYPLIRQAREMVANGDLGALRVVQVEYPQDWLATNVEETGQKQASWRTDPERSGAGGSIGDIGTHAYNLARFVTGMVPAELLADLDSFVPGRRVDDNAHVLLRYASGAKGMLWSSQVSPGNENALKLRIYGEKGGMEWAQENPNVLRFTPLGEPTRILTRMGAGASAAANSVSRIPSGHPEGYLEAFANLYAEAADAILTRRTGKTPETLLPGISDGLEGMAFIASCVRSSKAGGRWVKITL; this is encoded by the coding sequence ATGGAAAAGATCAGACTGGGCATGGTCGGCGGCGGCCAGGGCGCCTTTATCGGCGGGGTTCACCGCATTGCCGCGCGCCTCGACAATCGGTTCGAGCTGGTGGCTGGCGCCCTCTCCTCCGACCCGGAGCGGGCGCGCGCGTCGGGCGCGGAGCTCGGCCTTGCCGACGACCGGGTCTATGACGATTTCAAGACGATGGCGATCCGCGAGGCGCGGCTGAAGAACGGCATCGAGGCCGTCGCCATCGTCACGCCGAACCATATGCACTATCCGGCCGCGGCCGAGTTCCTGAAACGCGGCATCACCGTCATCTGCGACAAGCCGCTGACCTCGACGCCAGCCGACGCCAAAAAGCTGGCAAAGCTCGTGGAGAAGTCGAGCGCCCTCTTCGTGCTGACCCACAACTACACCGGCTATCCGCTGATCCGGCAGGCGCGCGAGATGGTGGCGAATGGCGATCTCGGGGCGCTGCGCGTCGTCCAGGTGGAGTATCCCCAGGACTGGCTGGCGACCAATGTGGAAGAGACCGGCCAGAAGCAGGCGTCCTGGCGCACCGACCCGGAGCGCTCCGGCGCCGGCGGCTCGATCGGCGACATCGGCACCCACGCCTATAACCTCGCCCGCTTCGTCACCGGCATGGTGCCGGCCGAGCTCCTTGCCGATCTCGACAGCTTCGTGCCCGGCCGGCGCGTCGACGACAATGCCCATGTGCTGCTGCGCTACGCCAGCGGCGCCAAGGGCATGCTGTGGTCGAGCCAGGTCTCGCCCGGCAACGAGAACGCGCTGAAGCTCCGCATCTACGGCGAAAAGGGCGGCATGGAGTGGGCGCAGGAGAATCCGAACGTGCTGCGCTTTACCCCGCTCGGCGAGCCGACGCGGATCCTGACCCGCATGGGCGCCGGCGCCAGCGCGGCGGCAAACAGCGTCTCGCGCATCCCGTCCGGCCACCCGGAAGGGTATCTGGAGGCTTTCGCCAATCTCTATGCGGAAGCGGCCGACGCCATCCTGACGAGGCGCACCGGTAAGACGCCGGAAACGCTGCTGCCCGGCATCTCGGACGGCCTTGAGGGCATGGCCTTCATTGCGTCCTGCGTGCGCTCGTCGAAGGCCGGCGGGCGATGGGTGAAAATCACGCTCTGA
- a CDS encoding NADPH-dependent FMN reductase gives MAQEFKVAVLVGSLRKDSFNRKLAEALAGLAPGNLTFDFVEIGDLPLYNPDLDDGEVPAAWQRFRNDIKAVDAILFVTPEYNRTIPASIKNALDVGSRPMGESVWNGKPAAVVTGSPGGIGGFGANHVLRQSLVFLNVPAMQQPEAYIGGLANLFDDDGKVAKPDTAKFLETIMASFATWIARHVDR, from the coding sequence ATGGCACAGGAATTCAAGGTAGCGGTCCTCGTCGGCAGCCTCCGCAAGGACTCGTTCAATCGCAAGCTCGCCGAGGCCCTTGCCGGGCTGGCGCCGGGCAATCTGACGTTCGATTTCGTCGAGATCGGCGATCTGCCGCTCTACAATCCGGACCTCGACGATGGTGAGGTGCCCGCCGCCTGGCAGCGTTTCCGCAACGATATCAAGGCGGTCGACGCGATCCTGTTCGTCACGCCGGAATACAACCGGACGATCCCCGCATCGATCAAGAACGCCCTCGATGTCGGCTCGCGGCCGATGGGCGAGAGCGTCTGGAACGGCAAGCCGGCGGCCGTCGTCACGGGCTCCCCGGGCGGCATCGGCGGTTTCGGCGCCAACCACGTGCTGCGGCAGTCGCTGGTGTTCCTCAATGTGCCGGCCATGCAACAGCCGGAAGCCTATATCGGCGGCCTCGCCAACCTCTTCGACGACGACGGCAAGGTCGCCAAGCCCGACACGGCAAAGTTCCTGGAAACGATCATGGCCTCGTTCGCCACCTGGATCGCCCGGCACGTCGATCGGTAG
- the dhaL gene encoding dihydroxyacetone kinase subunit DhaL, with protein MDEATLIRALVAACCATIEEHSGELTKLDQAIGDGDHGLNMSRGFKAITAEADALAAMSLGDALKKAGMTLVMKVGGASGPLYGSLLMDMGKAASTAPANEADVAQLLRAGIDAVKKRGKSDVGAKTMLDVLVPVAETVAEGGNVDAIRARADEALEATRDMLATKGRAAFLGERSIGHIDPGARSSALLIHAVCNVLEAS; from the coding sequence ATGGACGAGGCAACGCTCATCAGGGCCCTCGTTGCGGCCTGTTGCGCCACGATCGAGGAGCATTCGGGCGAGCTGACCAAGCTCGACCAGGCGATCGGCGACGGCGACCACGGCCTCAACATGAGCCGCGGTTTCAAGGCGATCACCGCCGAGGCCGACGCGCTCGCCGCCATGAGCCTCGGCGATGCCCTGAAGAAGGCCGGCATGACGCTGGTCATGAAGGTCGGCGGTGCCTCCGGCCCGCTCTACGGCTCGCTCCTGATGGATATGGGCAAGGCCGCGAGCACCGCTCCCGCCAACGAGGCCGACGTCGCGCAACTGCTCCGCGCCGGCATCGACGCCGTCAAGAAACGCGGCAAGTCCGACGTCGGCGCTAAGACCATGCTCGACGTCCTGGTGCCGGTCGCCGAGACGGTCGCGGAAGGTGGCAACGTCGATGCCATCCGCGCCCGCGCCGACGAAGCGCTGGAAGCGACCCGCGACATGCTGGCGACCAAGGGACGGGCGGCGTTCCTCGGCGAACGTTCCATCGGCCATATCGATCCCGGCGCGCGCTCCTCCGCGCTCCTCATCCACGCCGTCTGCAACGTCCTGGAGGCGTCATGA